One region of Cucurbita pepo subsp. pepo cultivar mu-cu-16 chromosome LG03, ASM280686v2, whole genome shotgun sequence genomic DNA includes:
- the LOC111790795 gene encoding S-adenosylmethionine synthase 2-like, with amino-acid sequence MENFLFTSESVNEGHPDKLCDQISDAVLDACLAQDPDSKVACETCTKTNMVMVFGEITTKAIVDYEKIVRDTCRSIGFISDDVGLDADNCKVLVNIEQQSPDIAQGVHGHFTKRPEEIGAGDQGHMFGYATDETPELMPLSHVLATKLGARLTEVRKNGTCPWLRPDGKTQVTVEYYNDNGAMVPVRVHTVLISTQHDETVTNDEIAADLKEHVIKPVIPEKYLDEKTIFHLNPSGRFVIGGPHGDAGLTGRKIIIDTYGGWGAHGGGAFSGKDPTKVDRSGAYIVRQAAKSIVASDLARRAIVQVSYAIGVPEPLSVFVDTYGTGKIPDKEILKIVKENFDFRPGMMTINLDLKRGGNGRFLKTAAYGHFGRDDPDFTWEVVKPLKWEKPQS; translated from the coding sequence ATGGAGAACTTTCTATTTACTTCTGAGTCTGTGAACGAGGGTCACCCAGACAAGCTCTGTGACCAGATCTCAGATGCAGTTCTTGATGCTTGTCTTGCCCAAGATCCTGATAGCAAGGTTGCTTGTGAGACCTGCACCAAGACCAACATGGTTATGGTTTTTGGAGAGATTACCACCAAGGCGATTGTGGACTATGAGAAGATCGTTCGTGACACTTGCCGTTCCATCGGATTCATTTCGGACGATGTGGGTCTCGATGCCGACAACTGCAAGGTCTTAGTCAACATCGAGCAGCAGAGCCCTGATATTGCCCAAGGTGTCCATGGCCATTTCACTAAGCGACCTGAGGAAATTGGTGCTGGTGACCAGGGTCACATGTTTGGCTATGCCACAGATGAGACCCCAGAGCTCATGCCTCTTAGTCACGTCCTTGCAACTAAGCTTGGCGCTCGCCTCACTGAGGTGAGGAAGAATGGTACCTGTCCATGGTTGAGACCCGATGGTAAGACCCAAGTTACTGTTGAGTACTACAATGATAATGGTGCCATGGTCCCTGTTCGAGTCCATACGGTTCTCATCTCCACCCAGCACGATGAAACTGTCACCAACGATGAGATTGCAGCTGACCTTAAGGAACATGTCATCAAGCCTGTGATCCCCGAGAAGTATCTTGATGAGAAGACCATCTTCCACCTCAATCCCTCTGGCCGCTTCGTCATCGGTGGCCCACATGGAGATGCAGGTCTCACTGGTCGTAAGATCATCATTGACACTTACGGTGGATGGGGAGCTCACGGTGGAGGTGCTTTCTCAGGAAAAGACCCAACCAAAGTGGACAGAAGTGGTGCTTACATTGTCAGGCAGGCTGCCAAGAGCATTGTAGCCAGCGACCTTGCTCGTAGGGCAATCGTGCAGGTCTCTTATGCCATTGGTGTGCCTGAACCATTGTCAGTCTTCGTCGACACATATGGAACCGGGAAGATCCCCGACAAGGAAATCCTCAAGATCGTGAAGGAGAACTTCGACTTCAGACCCGGAATGATGACCATCAACCTGGACTTGAAGAGAGGAGGCAACGGCAGATTCTTGAAGACAGCCGCATATGGACATTTTGGAAGGGATGACCCTGATTTCACCTGGGAAGTTGTGAAGCCCCTTAAATGGGAGAAGCCTCAATCTTGA
- the LOC111790134 gene encoding squamosa promoter-binding-like protein 1, giving the protein MEAGYGGEACQLYGMSSMDLRAAVGKRSLEWDLNDWKWDGDLFIATPLNTVESDHLNRQLFPIVSGIPLTTGGSSNSSSSCSDEANMGIEKGKREVEKRRRISGIEDENLNDEARSLSLKIGGNVSQMVERDAGSWEGSSGKKSKLGGGASNRAVCQVEDCGADLSNAKEYHRRHKVCETHSKASNALVANVMQRFCQQCSRFHVLQEFDEGKRSCRRRLAGHNKRRRKINPDTVVNGNSPPDEQTSSYLLLTLLRILANLHSNGSNQTTDQDLLSHLIRTLSCQSSEHGGKNLTGILHEPQKLLNNGALIGKSDLVSTFLSNGPPVPLRSSKQHDTIPISEAPVQAIGRDGDTPAVSCIKPSTSNSPPAYSEIRDSQVGQCKMMNFDLNDAYVDSDDGMEDIERQALPVHMGTSSLECPSWVQQDSHQSSPPQTSGNSDSASAQSPSSSAGEAQSRTDRIILKLFGKAPNDFPHVLRAQVLDWLSHSPTEIESYIRPGCVVLTVYTRQTEAAWDDLCHDLSTSFNSLLDVSDDAFWRTGWVYVRVQHQIAFVYQGRVVVDTSLPLRNKNYCRITSVNPVAVSTSKKAIFSVKGRNLTQPTTRLLCAIEGKYLTQEASDEPTERDDNSNALDDSRCVTFSCSIPVVYGRGFIEVEDDGFSSSFFPFIVAEEDVCSEICTLQSALELTETCSNSGETEELEGRSNAMEFIHEIGWLFHRNQLKSRLGDLDPNENLFSLPRFKWLMEFSMDHDWCAVVKKLLDVLLDGTVDAGDHSSLNLALMDMSLLHRAVRKNSRSLVELLLVYPSKVKDTSSADSFLFRPNVVGPAGLTPLHIAAGKDDSEDVLDALTNDPRMVGVEAWKSARDSTGSTPEDYARLRGHYSYIRLVQRKINKRSAAAEHVVVEIPPSSVSDGRWNEKQNTDMSSSRFEIGRTEVKHCRQCVRKPVRCGTSSSASLVYRPAMLSMVAIAAVCVCVALLFKSSPEVLYVFRPFRWELLDYGTS; this is encoded by the exons ATGGAGGCTGGATATGGAGGCGAAGCTTGTCAATTGTATGGTATGAGTAGCATGGACTTGAGGGCTGCTGTTGGTAAGCGGAGTTTGGAATGGGATTTGAATGATTGGAAATGGGATGGAGATCTCTTTATTGCTACACCATTAAACACTGTGGAATCTGATCATTTGAACAGGCAGCTATTTCCAATTGTCTCTGGGATTCCCTTGACAACAGGGGGCTCTTCGAACAGTTCTTCGTCTTGCTCTGATGAAGCTAATATGGGGATTgagaaagggaaaagggaagTGGAGAAACGGAGGAGGATTAGTGGTATAGAAGATGAGAATCTTAATGATGAAGCGCGTAGTTTGAGTTTGAAGATTGGTGGAAATGTTTCTCAGATGGTTGAGAGAGATGCTGGGAGTTGGGAAGGGAGTAGTGGGAAGAAGAGTAAGTTGGGTGGGGGAGCTTCAAATCGTGCTGTTTGTCAAGTAGAAGATTGTGGAGCTGATCTGAGCAATGCAAAAGAGTATCATAGACGACATAAAGTTTGTGAAACGCATTCTAAGGCGAGTAATGCGCTTGTTGCTAATGTTATGCAGCGATTCTGTCAACAATGTAGCAG GTTTCATGTTCTTCAAGAGTTTGATGAAGGGAAAAGAAGTTGCCGCAGGCGTTTGGCTGGCCACAATAAGCGCAGAAGAAAAATTAACCCGGATACTGTTGTGAATGGAAACTCTCCACCTGATGAGCAGACTAGTAGTTATTTATTGTTGACTCTATTGCGAATACTTGCTAACTTACACT CCAATGGATCAAATCAGACCACAGATCAGGATCTTCTTTCTCATCTTATACGAACCCTTTCCTGCCAATCTAGTGAACATGGGGGAAAGAACCTAACTGGGATTCTGCATGAACCACAGAAATTACTGAACAATGGGGCATTAATTGGTAAATCAGATCTAGTTTCTACTTTTCTCTCAAACGGTCCACCAGTACCGTTGAGGTCGTCGAAACAACACGACACGATACCTATATCTGAGGCACCAGTACAAGCCATTGGTAGGGATGGAGATACACCAGCTGTATCTTGTATTAAACCAAGCACTTCAAACAGCCCTCCTGCATATTCAGAAATCAGGGACAGTCAAGTTGGGCAATGCAAAATGATGAACTTTGATCTAAATGATGCTTATGTTGACTCAGACGATGGCATGGAAGACATTGAGAGACAAGCACTCCCAGTGCACATGGGAACAAGTTCTCTTGAATGTCCTTCTTGGGTGCAACAAGACTCTCATCAGTCAAGCCCCCCTCAAACTAGTGGAAATTCAGATTCAGCATCTGCTCAGTCACCTTCTAGCTCTGCTGGAGAAGCTCAG AGCCGCACAGATCGCATCATTTTGAAACTATTTGGGAAAGCACCAAATGATTTTCCTCACGTTTTGCGAGCTCAG GTTCTAGATTGGTTATCACACAGTCCTACAGAGATTGAGAGCTATATCAGACCTGGTTGTGTTGTTCTAACCGTATACACACGACAGACCGAGGCTGCTTGGGACGAT CTTTGTCATGACCTCAGTACCAGTTTTAATAGCCTTCTCGATGTTTCGGACGACGCTTTCTGGAGAACTGGATGGGTTTACGTTCGGGTTCAGCATCAAATAGCTTTCGTTTATCAAGGTCGGGTCGTGGTTGACACATCCTTGCCTCTTAGAAACAAGAATTACTGTAGAATCACAAGTGTGAACCCAGTGGCTGTTTCTACATCTAAGAAGGCTATATTTTCAGTTAAAGGAAGAAACTTGACACAACCTACAACTAG GTTACTCTGTGCAATTGAAGGGAAATATCTGACTCAGGAAGCTTCTGATGAGCCAACCGAACGTGACGATAACTCGAACGCGCTAGATGACAGTCGATGCGTTACCTTTTCCTGCTCTATTCCTGTCGTCTATGGAAGGGGATTCATTGAG GTTGAAGATGATGGATTTAGCAGCagcttctttccttttatagTTGCAGAGGAGGATGTTTGTTCTGAGATTTGCACACTTCAGAGTGCATTAGAATTGACCGAAACATGTTCGAATTCCGGGGAAACGGAAGAACTGGAAGGAAGGAGTAATGCAATGGagttcattcatgaaattggTTGGCTGTTTCATAGGAATCAATTGAAGTCTAGATTAGGTGACTTGGATCCTAATGAAAATCTCTTTTCACTGCCACGGTTCAAGTGGCTCATGGAGTTCTCCATGGACCATGATTGGTGTGCTGTGGTTAAAAAGCTGTTGGATGTTCTTCTTGATGGGACCGTGGATGCTGGAGATCACTCATCCTTGAATCTTGCATTGATGGATATGAGTCTACTTCACCGAGCGGTGAGAAAAAACAGTAGATCACTGGTGGAGCTCCTTTTGGTATATCCCTCAAAAGTGAAGGATACATCAAGTGCTGATAGCTTCCTGTTTAGACCGAATGTCGTAGGCCCGGCCGGGTTGACCCCTCTTCACATTGCAGCTGGTAAAGACGACTCCGAGGACGTTCTCGATGCATTAACTAACGACCCCAGAATG GTGGGAGTTGAGGCTTGGAAGAGCGCTCGAGACAGCACGGGGTCAACACCGGAGGATTACGCGCGTTTACGTGGGCATTACTCGTATATTCGGCTTGTGCAGAGGAAAATAAACAAGAGATCTGCAGCAGCTGAGCATGTAGTGGTGGAGATTCCTCCTAGTAGTGTATCAGATGGTAGGTGGAATGAGAAGCAGAACACTGATATGAGCTCATCCAGGTTTGAGATTGGTAGGACAGAAGTAAAACATTGCAGGCAGTGTGTGAGAAAACCGGTGCGTTGTGGAACATCATCGAGCGCGTCTCTGGTGTACAGACCGGCGATGCTTTCGATGGTGGCGATTGCtgctgtgtgtgtgtgtgtggcaCTCCTATTCAAAAGCTCGCCCGAGGTTCTGTACGTGTTCCGACCGTTCCGATGGGAACTGTTAGATTATGGTACTAGTTAG